A genomic window from Sporosarcina sp. Marseille-Q4063 includes:
- a CDS encoding SDR family oxidoreductase yields the protein MTNNKYEEVDKQVPKQTQNQQPGVEAEMDPAPIYDDENYKGSGKLKGKNALITGGDSGIGRAVAVAYAKEGANVAIGYLDENEDVDADKTIKLIEDLGVKAVKIRLDISEEENCERIIDDVVSEFGGINILVNNAGKQFPKDDIADISEDQLRETFETNFFGLFYLTKAALQHMTDGDAIINTSSVTAYNGSPGLLDYSATKGAITSFTRSLALNLADKGIRVNAVAPGPIWTPLIPATFDGEKVQQHGADTPAKRRGQPAENAPAYVFLASNDSSYMTGQTIHIDGGNYVGS from the coding sequence ATGACAAATAATAAATATGAAGAAGTCGATAAACAAGTTCCGAAACAGACACAAAATCAGCAGCCCGGTGTCGAGGCAGAGATGGATCCAGCGCCTATTTATGATGATGAGAATTATAAAGGATCAGGAAAGTTAAAAGGAAAAAACGCCTTAATCACGGGAGGCGATAGCGGAATTGGACGCGCCGTTGCCGTCGCTTATGCGAAAGAAGGCGCAAACGTCGCGATCGGCTATTTGGATGAAAACGAAGACGTCGATGCGGATAAAACGATTAAACTAATTGAAGATCTCGGGGTTAAGGCAGTTAAAATTCGTCTTGATATTAGCGAAGAAGAGAATTGCGAACGGATCATTGATGATGTAGTTAGCGAGTTTGGCGGTATCAATATTCTTGTCAATAATGCCGGTAAGCAGTTTCCGAAAGATGACATCGCTGATATTTCTGAAGACCAGTTGCGCGAAACGTTTGAAACTAATTTCTTTGGGTTGTTTTATTTAACGAAGGCAGCTTTACAACATATGACCGACGGAGATGCGATTATCAACACTTCTTCTGTCACGGCCTATAACGGTTCTCCAGGTTTACTTGATTACTCGGCGACAAAAGGTGCGATTACTTCTTTCACGCGTTCACTCGCGCTTAATCTAGCGGACAAAGGGATACGCGTCAATGCGGTTGCACCCGGACCAATTTGGACACCGCTAATCCCTGCGACATTTGACGGTGAGAAAGTTCAACAACACGGAGCAGATACACCCGCGAAACGTCGCGGACAGCCTGCGGAAAACGCGCCTGCTTATGTGTTTTTGGCTTCTAATGATTCAAGCTATATGACTGGGCAAACGATTCATATTGACGGCGGGAATTATGTAGGTTCTTAA
- a CDS encoding short-chain fatty acid transporter, whose translation MKVLTRWSNAIMERYLPDPYVFVAILTLLVFGLGVGLTDSSPLDMVVHWGDGFWGLLSFTMQMVIVLVAGYVLAISPVFKKLLSTLANLAKSPGSAILLVSFVSLIACWINWGFGLVIGALFAKEIAKKVTTVDYRLLIASAYSGFIIWHGGLAGSIPLSIATADHPFAGMMGVVPTSETIFSTYNIIIVVALIISVPLLNRLMMPKPADTFSIDPKLLEDEVEIEEKKDRITPADRLENSVLLSMLIGVLGLVYLVQHFATKGFDLNLNIVNLIFFILGIVFHGTPKRFLAAIATAVKTAGGIIFQFPFYAGIMGMMVASGLAGVMSEWFVSISTAATFPLFSFYAAGLVNFFVPSGGGQWAVQAPIMLEAAEKLGVSYSKTAMAIAWGDAWTNMIQPFWALPALAIAGLRAKDIMGYCVFVLLLSGVVISVGLFFF comes from the coding sequence ATGAAAGTTTTAACTAGATGGTCGAACGCGATCATGGAACGTTATTTGCCGGATCCATATGTCTTTGTCGCGATTTTGACTTTGCTCGTATTCGGTCTCGGTGTCGGACTTACCGATTCTAGTCCGCTAGATATGGTCGTGCATTGGGGAGATGGTTTTTGGGGGTTGCTCTCATTTACGATGCAAATGGTTATTGTCCTAGTGGCTGGTTATGTTCTGGCAATTAGTCCGGTTTTCAAAAAGCTGCTAAGTACGTTAGCGAATCTCGCGAAATCACCTGGTTCTGCAATCCTGCTCGTTTCATTCGTATCGTTGATTGCATGTTGGATTAACTGGGGGTTCGGACTCGTTATTGGTGCACTCTTTGCGAAAGAAATCGCAAAAAAGGTAACGACTGTAGATTACCGCCTATTAATTGCAAGCGCTTACTCCGGTTTCATTATTTGGCACGGCGGATTAGCTGGCTCGATACCACTTTCCATCGCGACAGCGGATCATCCATTTGCAGGGATGATGGGTGTCGTTCCGACATCTGAAACAATTTTTTCGACTTATAATATCATTATCGTTGTTGCACTCATTATTTCTGTACCGCTTTTGAATCGTTTAATGATGCCGAAACCGGCGGACACGTTTTCCATCGACCCGAAACTGTTGGAAGATGAAGTTGAAATTGAAGAAAAGAAAGATAGAATCACACCGGCAGATCGACTTGAAAACAGCGTCTTGCTTTCAATGCTGATTGGCGTGCTCGGTCTTGTTTATCTTGTGCAGCATTTCGCTACAAAAGGTTTTGATTTAAATTTAAATATTGTTAACTTGATTTTCTTTATTCTCGGGATTGTTTTTCACGGAACGCCGAAACGTTTTCTTGCCGCAATTGCGACTGCAGTCAAAACGGCTGGCGGAATTATTTTTCAGTTCCCTTTCTATGCGGGAATTATGGGCATGATGGTTGCGTCGGGACTTGCGGGCGTCATGTCCGAATGGTTTGTCAGCATTTCAACTGCAGCAACGTTTCCACTGTTCTCGTTTTACGCTGCAGGTCTCGTAAACTTTTTCGTTCCATCTGGTGGTGGTCAATGGGCAGTACAAGCACCGATTATGCTTGAAGCTGCAGAAAAACTTGGCGTTAGCTATTCAAAAACCGCGATGGCGATAGCATGGGGCGATGCTTGGACGAATATGATTCAACCATTCTGGGCGCTTCCGGCACTTGCAATCGCTGGACTTCGCGCGAAAGATATCATGGGTTACTGTGTGTTTGTTCTTTTACTCAGTGGTGTCGTGATAAGCGTTGGGTTGTTTTTCTTTTAA
- a CDS encoding EAL domain-containing protein — protein MDYEKLTQDLPNILESLEQYYMTTYLDTSGAITYTNNLFLETSKWTPKRVLGKTIWQMFPETTEGQDQAHLIWEQLSSKSAWSGTVEKVNRLGEQYFVNMTAIPIHYQDEGLVSIVLFEMDITEDVQLRDRLEKIAYVDHETGLMSRHSLESTVNRLIANNDHFTFVYITIDHFYTLKDLHSDDEAKEIIKSFTNRMKRFFKDDSIARIGTNEFVVLTQFGSWYVEGFLDFLKMHPIYINNTALELSVSGGIVRFPEDQPTYPHLMKTALTATRETIDEGGGRIRTLSAESHKKLNRKALIDRKLQTAIIENELQVVYQPQVEVTTGKVILYEALVRWNNSELGTVSPDELIPIAEENGFIHKIGAFVLKEAAGLAAKWHAEGHDLTISVNSSVREFSNPDFKKEIMQILTKASCPPSLIQLEITEKFAFKAEEESSIFRQMNELQSEGIEFALDDFGTGYASFRYMQDLPISKIKIDKFFVQSITTNEQTKKLVEGMIQFGKSMGLYVIAEGVETKMQYSILKDLGVDAVQGYYLGLPTSVQNINLHN, from the coding sequence TTGGATTACGAAAAACTCACACAAGATTTACCTAATATCTTAGAAAGTCTAGAACAATACTATATGACGACCTATTTGGATACAAGCGGCGCCATTACGTATACGAATAATTTATTCTTAGAAACAAGTAAATGGACACCCAAGCGAGTTTTAGGGAAGACAATTTGGCAGATGTTCCCTGAAACTACAGAAGGACAAGATCAAGCCCATCTTATCTGGGAGCAGCTTTCTTCCAAAAGTGCCTGGTCTGGCACGGTTGAAAAGGTAAACCGTTTAGGCGAACAGTATTTTGTCAATATGACAGCGATTCCCATTCATTATCAAGATGAAGGCCTTGTTTCAATCGTCCTTTTTGAAATGGATATTACTGAAGATGTTCAACTCCGCGATCGACTCGAAAAAATTGCTTATGTTGATCATGAAACAGGTTTAATGAGCCGTCATAGTTTGGAATCGACTGTAAATCGGTTAATCGCGAATAATGACCACTTTACTTTTGTGTATATCACAATTGACCATTTTTACACATTGAAAGACCTTCATTCTGATGATGAAGCGAAAGAAATTATAAAATCTTTTACAAATCGAATGAAACGGTTTTTCAAGGATGATTCAATCGCACGCATTGGTACAAATGAATTTGTCGTTCTTACACAGTTTGGTAGTTGGTATGTTGAAGGTTTTCTAGATTTCCTTAAAATGCATCCCATTTATATTAATAATACAGCATTAGAGTTGTCTGTGAGCGGTGGTATTGTCCGTTTTCCGGAAGATCAACCTACATATCCGCATTTGATGAAAACTGCTCTAACGGCTACTAGGGAAACCATTGACGAAGGGGGCGGAAGAATCAGAACGCTGTCAGCCGAATCCCATAAAAAGTTGAACAGAAAAGCATTAATCGATCGCAAGCTACAGACTGCGATCATTGAAAATGAGTTGCAAGTGGTTTATCAACCACAAGTAGAGGTTACCACTGGAAAAGTGATTTTATACGAGGCGCTCGTTCGGTGGAATAATAGTGAACTCGGCACAGTCTCCCCTGACGAACTCATTCCTATTGCCGAGGAAAACGGATTCATCCACAAGATTGGTGCATTCGTTCTTAAAGAAGCGGCCGGGCTCGCGGCGAAGTGGCATGCAGAGGGGCATGATTTAACTATTTCAGTGAACTCTTCTGTTCGTGAATTTAGTAATCCTGATTTTAAAAAAGAAATTATGCAAATTTTAACGAAAGCTTCTTGCCCGCCTTCTTTGATACAACTTGAAATTACTGAGAAGTTTGCTTTCAAGGCGGAAGAAGAAAGTTCTATTTTTCGGCAGATGAACGAGTTGCAAAGTGAAGGGATCGAGTTTGCCCTTGATGATTTTGGAACTGGCTATGCTTCCTTTCGTTATATGCAAGACTTGCCAATATCGAAGATTAAAATTGATAAATTTTTCGTTCAATCTATTACGACCAATGAGCAGACAAAAAAACTTGTTGAAGGCATGATTCAATTTGGCAAATCAATGGGATTATATGTCATAGCCGAAGGTGTCGAAACGAAAATGCAATACAGCATTTTGAAAGATCTTGGTGTCGATGCCGTGCAAGGTTATTATTTAGGGCTTCCGACATCCGTGCAAAATATTAATCTACATAATTAA
- a CDS encoding DMT family transporter, with amino-acid sequence MSRLKGIAMIIAGAMLWGATGPMIEWLLDNTEMTVSFMLVIRLLFAGAFLLTMLKMQGKQITLPWRFKFWARQLLIFGIVGMLGVQYTFVATINVSSAVIATLFQFLAPIYIILFVSWMHRKLPPVAQVAGMLVTLVGLFFLLTNGSLSGLTISKGTVLWGLVLGFTFSFYTLYPSRLMQEWGVLVSVGWAMLIGGIALLIMNPVTVVRQSYLLTDWRTALMLVLIIIVGTSAFILFLASMKYITAIETSILSSFEPLTAIVISMIWFGQVLGAWQLVGAVVMLIGVTQISIAGSKISNEADMPPDK; translated from the coding sequence ATGAGCAGATTAAAAGGAATTGCTATGATAATCGCTGGGGCCATGTTGTGGGGAGCAACGGGTCCGATGATCGAGTGGTTATTGGACAATACCGAGATGACCGTATCGTTTATGCTTGTCATTCGACTCCTTTTTGCGGGTGCTTTTTTATTAACGATGTTGAAAATGCAAGGCAAACAAATTACATTACCTTGGCGCTTCAAGTTTTGGGCGCGCCAATTGCTTATATTCGGGATTGTTGGAATGCTAGGGGTACAGTACACATTTGTTGCGACAATCAATGTGAGTAGTGCTGTCATTGCGACGCTATTCCAATTCCTTGCACCAATTTATATCATCTTATTTGTATCGTGGATGCACCGTAAATTACCGCCAGTCGCTCAAGTAGCAGGGATGCTCGTCACATTAGTCGGTTTATTTTTCTTGTTAACAAATGGGTCCTTATCTGGACTTACGATAAGTAAAGGAACCGTTCTATGGGGACTCGTACTCGGGTTCACATTTTCATTTTACACGCTTTATCCATCGCGGCTCATGCAAGAGTGGGGCGTTCTCGTTTCAGTGGGGTGGGCAATGCTTATTGGTGGAATTGCATTATTGATCATGAATCCTGTGACAGTTGTTAGACAAAGCTATTTGCTCACAGATTGGCGTACGGCCCTCATGCTAGTTCTTATCATAATTGTCGGGACAAGCGCATTTATCTTGTTTCTCGCCAGTATGAAATACATAACGGCTATCGAAACAAGTATCTTATCAAGCTTCGAACCGTTGACTGCTATAGTTATATCGATGATCTGGTTCGGTCAAGTGCTCGGTGCCTGGCAATTAGTCGGCGCAGTTGTCATGTTGATAGGCGTCACGCAAATCTCGATTGCTGGTAGTAAAATCTCAAATGAAGCGGACATGCCGCCAGATAAATAG
- a CDS encoding YndM family protein — protein MNSIRALIIKFIMITAVLWIVFGLFGFTFGDILVSSVLLTGVSYIVGDRIILPRFGNVGATIADVGLAFVMLWFLGSFLFEPLAGLGTASFISAAIIGVGEFMFHRYLEREVLDDDVMVDKEFDSFRHSMQTEFGSEEDFKRNESDMREEEKAWLEREKDDYYSD, from the coding sequence ATGAATTCGATTAGAGCGTTAATCATTAAATTCATCATGATTACAGCGGTGTTATGGATAGTTTTTGGGCTTTTCGGATTTACATTTGGAGATATTTTAGTTTCGAGTGTGTTATTAACCGGTGTTTCATATATAGTTGGTGACAGAATTATTTTACCGAGATTCGGAAACGTTGGAGCGACGATTGCGGATGTTGGACTTGCGTTTGTCATGCTCTGGTTCTTGGGCTCATTTTTATTCGAACCGCTAGCCGGATTGGGAACAGCGTCATTTATCTCAGCCGCGATAATTGGAGTAGGCGAGTTTATGTTCCATCGTTATTTGGAAAGGGAAGTACTAGACGACGACGTAATGGTGGATAAGGAATTTGATAGCTTTCGACATTCGATGCAAACTGAATTCGGTTCCGAGGAAGATTTTAAACGCAATGAAAGTGATATGCGCGAAGAAGAAAAAGCTTGGTTGGAGCGAGAAAAGGATGATTATTACAGTGATTGA
- a CDS encoding ATP-binding cassette domain-containing protein, whose protein sequence is MTVVEFSNVTKSYRTHTVLKEMNFTIKQGVLTGIIGRNGVGKTTLMKLIAGFIEETSGKVEVFSEKPFNSLKVSANSILIDDGMNFPYPMTVTDILKECSRFYANWDTRLAKRLVSYFGFHPNARHAQLSKGKKSTFNAIIGIAARCALTIFDEPTTGMDSSVRKDFYRALLKDYLAHPRTILLSSHHIEEIEDLLEDVLLVHEGIAHFHGPITELQEMFITLTGKKEKLALHTNGKTVFSTNNLGPYSEWTIQNTCTQDELEQIKLDGIAIASVTANDAYIALTDQPKGGIDDVFE, encoded by the coding sequence ATGACTGTTGTTGAATTTAGTAATGTAACGAAATCATATCGAACACATACCGTGCTTAAAGAAATGAACTTTACCATAAAACAAGGCGTACTTACTGGAATAATTGGCCGCAACGGCGTCGGAAAAACGACACTTATGAAACTAATTGCGGGTTTTATTGAAGAGACATCGGGGAAAGTCGAGGTTTTTTCAGAGAAGCCCTTCAATAGTTTAAAGGTCTCCGCGAATTCGATTTTAATTGATGATGGCATGAACTTTCCGTATCCGATGACAGTGACTGATATTTTAAAAGAATGCAGTCGTTTTTATGCTAATTGGGATACTAGATTGGCCAAACGTCTTGTCAGCTATTTTGGTTTTCACCCGAATGCGCGTCATGCCCAATTATCGAAAGGTAAAAAAAGTACTTTCAATGCAATTATCGGCATTGCCGCTCGCTGTGCACTAACAATTTTCGATGAACCGACAACTGGAATGGATTCGTCCGTTCGAAAAGATTTCTACCGTGCTCTGTTAAAGGATTATCTTGCTCATCCGAGAACTATTCTTTTGTCGAGCCATCACATTGAAGAAATTGAAGATCTTCTCGAAGATGTTTTGCTTGTCCATGAAGGAATCGCCCATTTCCACGGCCCGATTACCGAGTTGCAGGAAATGTTCATTACGTTAACGGGTAAAAAAGAAAAACTCGCTCTTCATACGAATGGAAAAACAGTGTTTAGCACAAACAATCTTGGCCCTTATTCGGAATGGACCATTCAAAATACATGTACTCAAGACGAACTGGAGCAAATAAAGTTGGACGGCATAGCGATTGCATCGGTTACCGCAAATGACGCCTACATTGCATTAACGGATCAACCGAAAGGAGGAATTGATGATGTATTTGAATGA
- a CDS encoding GntR family transcriptional regulator has protein sequence MLEIDGKKPIYIQIADWIETEIIEGTLAADEKVYSQYQLAELFNINPATAGKGLTLLLEAEIVYQRRGLGTFVSPDGREKLLIRRKSETLRKLILELLDEAELLGVSNHHLLSMIEAERVRKEEGTK, from the coding sequence TTGCTTGAGATAGATGGCAAAAAACCGATTTATATTCAAATTGCGGATTGGATTGAAACAGAAATAATAGAAGGCACCTTGGCTGCCGATGAAAAAGTGTATTCACAATACCAACTTGCGGAGCTTTTCAACATTAACCCAGCGACTGCCGGGAAGGGGCTGACTTTGTTGCTAGAAGCAGAAATTGTTTACCAAAGACGCGGTCTTGGCACCTTTGTATCTCCAGATGGTCGAGAAAAATTACTCATTAGACGGAAAAGTGAAACATTAAGAAAGTTAATCCTTGAATTGCTTGATGAAGCAGAGTTATTGGGCGTAAGTAATCACCATTTACTCTCAATGATCGAGGCAGAACGCGTGAGAAAAGAGGAGGGAACAAAATGA